One genomic window of Methyloceanibacter sp. wino2 includes the following:
- a CDS encoding NAD-dependent epimerase/dehydratase family protein, whose product MPGAKAQEPDRKPLVALTGATGFIGQHLLKGLTDRGYRVRVLLRRPTQMPESCASVLIGDIAKPYNMSEALAEVDAVIHTAGIPRAMTGLPEDDYRLFNTDATVRFAKAAKRARVKRFLFLSSIRAQSGPAASCVLTEDQEARPTDAYGRSKLEAELGVAETGLDWAALRLALVYGPGAGGNIAKLMKLARAPYPLPLAGLKARHSLLALDNLVEAVDRILTAPQPLNRPFIVADPAPVTVAEIVRALRQGLGRRAGLFYVPPSLLKAALAAVGPQIETGPLFSSLVADPAALRALNWAPPVATQQGLAALARQMPS is encoded by the coding sequence ATGCCGGGCGCAAAGGCTCAAGAACCGGACCGCAAACCGCTGGTGGCCCTCACCGGCGCGACGGGTTTCATCGGCCAGCATCTTCTGAAAGGCCTCACGGACCGCGGCTACCGTGTCCGCGTTTTGTTGCGGCGGCCCACCCAGATGCCGGAGTCCTGCGCCAGCGTCCTCATCGGCGACATCGCCAAGCCCTACAACATGTCCGAGGCGCTCGCGGAGGTCGATGCCGTGATCCACACCGCCGGCATTCCCCGCGCCATGACCGGCCTGCCCGAGGACGACTACCGCCTGTTCAATACCGACGCGACGGTGCGGTTCGCCAAGGCGGCCAAACGCGCCCGGGTGAAGCGCTTCCTGTTCCTGTCGTCCATTCGCGCCCAATCGGGCCCGGCGGCATCTTGCGTGCTGACCGAGGATCAGGAGGCCCGGCCTACCGACGCCTACGGCCGGTCGAAACTCGAAGCGGAACTGGGCGTGGCCGAGACGGGCCTCGATTGGGCCGCCTTGCGCCTCGCCCTCGTCTACGGTCCGGGAGCCGGCGGCAATATCGCCAAGCTCATGAAGCTCGCCCGCGCGCCCTACCCGCTGCCGCTGGCCGGCCTGAAGGCGCGGCACTCGCTCCTCGCGCTCGACAATCTGGTCGAGGCCGTGGACCGGATCCTGACGGCGCCGCAGCCGCTGAACCGGCCCTTTATCGTGGCCGACCCTGCCCCTGTCACCGTGGCCGAGATTGTTCGCGCCTTGCGCCAGGGGCTCGGCCGCAGGGCCGGGCTGTTCTACGTGCCGCCATCCCTGCTCAAGGCTGCCTTGGCCGCCGTCGGTCCACAGATCGAAACCGGGCCGCTGTTCAGCTCCCTCGTGGCCGATCCGGCCGCATTACGCGCGCTGAACTGGGCGCCGCCTGTTGCGACGCAACAGGGCTTGGCCGCGCTCGCGCGGCAAATGCCCAGCTGA
- a CDS encoding TOBE domain-containing protein, with product MTDVTETQGTANVSAAGTPPALSTTLVARVLRHDTRYGLSTLFFGDGELRVPLVDAPAGSGVQVTIFARDVSIALSRPMDVSITNRLPGTIVGVEALELPFVQITFNLGSTSLTALVTSESVERLGLEPHLNAWAMIKTVAIGKDAVEPHDLPQPRTWRGADSPDREPR from the coding sequence ATGACTGACGTCACCGAGACACAAGGCACGGCGAACGTTTCGGCGGCGGGTACACCGCCGGCATTGTCGACGACCCTTGTCGCGCGCGTTCTGCGCCACGACACGCGGTACGGCCTGTCGACGCTTTTCTTCGGTGACGGAGAACTGCGGGTTCCCCTCGTCGACGCCCCGGCCGGTTCGGGGGTGCAGGTGACAATCTTCGCCCGCGACGTCTCCATCGCTTTGTCACGTCCTATGGACGTCTCCATCACCAATCGTTTGCCCGGCACGATCGTCGGCGTAGAGGCGCTGGAACTTCCCTTCGTCCAGATCACGTTTAATCTCGGTTCGACATCGCTGACGGCGTTGGTCACCAGCGAATCCGTCGAGCGGCTTGGTCTCGAGCCGCATCTCAATGCCTGGGCCATGATCAAGACTGTTGCCATCGGGAAGGACGCGGTTGAGCCACACGACCTGCCGCAGCCCCGGACGTGGCGCGGGGCTGATAGTCCGGATCGAGAGCCGCGGTGA
- the lpxB gene encoding lipid-A-disaccharide synthase: protein MNRQEPLVFIIAGEPSGDNLAGRLIAALREMTGGRIQIAGIGGPQSEAQGLKSLFPMRELALIGIAEVVPHLPRLLRRMSETAATIRKMKPDIVVTVDAPSFTLRVADKLRGSGIPIVHYVAPQAWAWRAGRAKTLGKRVDHLMALLPFEVPFFAEHGLPTSYVGHPAIESALAGDGKAFRKAHGIADAATVLCVVPGSRNSEVRRMLPVFAEAVALLAERYPDLQIVIPVAPNVAEQVEEQTKDWPLPVLHVKNPAERFDAFAASDVAMAKSGTVTLELGLARVPMAVAYRVSALTVFIVRRMPIAVKYASLVNLLTDREVVPELIQEDCTPEAVAEKVGTLLGSPEARAAQQEGFSEVLHVLGDADPPPSKRAAKVVLDLIANRET, encoded by the coding sequence ATGAATCGGCAGGAGCCGCTGGTCTTTATCATCGCGGGCGAACCGTCCGGCGACAATCTCGCCGGACGGCTGATCGCCGCTCTGAGGGAGATGACCGGCGGCCGCATCCAAATCGCCGGCATCGGCGGCCCGCAAAGCGAGGCGCAAGGGCTGAAGAGCCTGTTTCCCATGCGCGAGCTGGCACTGATCGGCATTGCCGAGGTCGTGCCGCATCTTCCGCGCCTCCTTCGGCGGATGAGTGAGACCGCGGCGACGATCCGCAAGATGAAGCCCGATATCGTGGTGACGGTCGATGCGCCGAGCTTCACCTTGCGCGTCGCGGACAAGCTGCGCGGGTCGGGCATTCCGATCGTGCACTACGTGGCGCCGCAAGCCTGGGCCTGGCGCGCGGGCCGAGCCAAGACACTGGGCAAGCGCGTGGATCATCTCATGGCACTACTGCCTTTCGAGGTACCGTTCTTCGCCGAACACGGACTGCCGACGAGCTATGTGGGCCACCCCGCGATCGAATCCGCTCTGGCCGGCGACGGCAAGGCCTTCCGCAAGGCGCATGGCATTGCGGATGCGGCAACCGTGCTGTGCGTGGTGCCGGGAAGCCGGAACAGCGAAGTGCGGCGCATGCTCCCGGTCTTCGCCGAGGCCGTGGCGCTCTTGGCCGAGCGCTATCCGGACCTTCAGATCGTGATCCCCGTCGCGCCCAATGTTGCGGAACAAGTCGAAGAGCAAACGAAGGACTGGCCGCTGCCAGTCCTGCATGTGAAGAATCCTGCAGAACGTTTCGATGCGTTTGCGGCAAGCGACGTCGCCATGGCGAAATCCGGCACGGTGACTTTGGAGCTAGGTCTCGCGCGCGTTCCCATGGCCGTGGCCTACCGCGTGAGTGCCCTCACCGTGTTCATCGTGCGCCGCATGCCCATCGCTGTGAAATACGCCTCGCTTGTGAACCTGCTCACCGATCGCGAGGTGGTCCCCGAACTCATACAGGAAGACTGCACGCCGGAGGCCGTCGCGGAGAAAGTCGGAACTCTGCTAGGATCTCCCGAGGCGCGCGCCGCGCAGCAGGAGGGCTTCTCCGAGGTCTTGCACGTTCTCGGCGACGCCGATCCGCCGCCGAGCAAACGCGCCGCAAAAGTCGTGCTCGATCTTATCGCGAACCGCGAAACCTGA
- a CDS encoding winged helix-turn-helix domain-containing protein → MGRAAPGSAHMEITIRFANGGTVTAEDIDLIEAVRRARSILGASKATGVSYRKCWLTVDALNRCFETPVFETFPGRRGGGAALTDFGARLVALYRSVERRAGNAAAPSLAELTAALDPDYQPRATSGAAAGRVAQPRPSRWQQS, encoded by the coding sequence ATGGGACGCGCAGCACCAGGCTCGGCGCACATGGAGATCACGATCCGGTTTGCCAATGGCGGGACCGTCACGGCGGAGGATATCGATCTTATCGAGGCCGTCCGCCGCGCGCGGTCGATCCTCGGGGCCAGCAAGGCGACGGGCGTGTCCTACCGGAAATGCTGGTTGACCGTCGATGCGCTCAACCGCTGCTTCGAGACGCCCGTGTTCGAGACGTTTCCAGGACGGCGCGGTGGCGGCGCTGCGCTCACGGATTTCGGCGCGCGGCTCGTGGCGCTCTACCGCTCCGTCGAGAGGCGCGCCGGAAACGCCGCGGCGCCGTCTCTTGCAGAGCTCACCGCGGCTCTCGATCCGGACTATCAGCCCCGCGCCACGTCCGGGGCTGCGGCAGGTCGTGTGGCTCAACCGCGTCCTTCCCGATGGCAACAGTCTTGA
- a CDS encoding molybdopterin-binding protein, which yields MKISARNAIPGKVEEVKMGVTTAHVRIDVGGTVVTAAITNEAVEDLGLAVGDEVRAIIKASDVMVAK from the coding sequence ATGAAGATATCCGCACGCAACGCTATCCCCGGCAAGGTCGAAGAGGTCAAGATGGGCGTCACGACCGCGCATGTGCGCATTGATGTCGGCGGCACCGTCGTCACCGCTGCTATCACCAACGAAGCGGTCGAGGATCTCGGGTTGGCCGTCGGCGACGAGGTGCGCGCCATTATCAAGGCGTCCGACGTGATGGTTGCGAAGTAG
- a CDS encoding xanthine dehydrogenase: MNRSLQSPVPPARQPVAMVLGTNEIASAVAVHLKRGGYAVVLSHDPFPPVIRRAMAFHDALYGDPAVLALLHGQLAETGPELSVVSARPDCVAVSPLLLNDLLAWRMPQVLIDARLQKNRVTPDLRGIARLTVGLGPNFAVGRNCDVAIETRPKKAGDIVVRGRTDEPDGVPPALGGVGKERFAYATTDGLWHTPIEIGMRVYKNVIVGTLGSVAVRAPIDGHVRGIVRDSLTVEAGGKLLEIDPRGRNAVWTGMDGRGRTIARATMKAIRLRTAQRASRGNGSKEVVDG, from the coding sequence ATGAACCGCAGTCTTCAATCACCCGTCCCGCCAGCGCGGCAGCCCGTTGCCATGGTGCTCGGCACCAACGAGATCGCCTCGGCCGTGGCCGTCCATCTCAAGCGCGGCGGCTACGCTGTCGTGCTGAGCCATGATCCGTTTCCGCCGGTGATCCGGCGCGCGATGGCCTTTCACGACGCGCTGTATGGCGACCCGGCGGTGCTGGCGCTCCTTCATGGTCAGCTTGCGGAGACGGGGCCCGAGCTTTCCGTGGTTTCGGCCAGACCAGATTGCGTTGCCGTATCGCCGCTTCTCCTCAACGACCTTCTCGCTTGGCGCATGCCGCAAGTCCTCATCGACGCGCGGCTTCAGAAGAATCGCGTGACGCCGGATTTGCGCGGCATCGCACGCCTGACGGTCGGCCTCGGACCCAATTTCGCGGTCGGCCGCAATTGCGACGTGGCCATCGAAACGCGCCCCAAGAAGGCTGGCGACATCGTCGTTCGGGGGCGTACCGACGAACCGGACGGGGTGCCGCCGGCTCTCGGAGGCGTGGGCAAGGAGCGGTTTGCCTATGCGACGACCGACGGGCTTTGGCATACGCCCATCGAGATCGGCATGCGTGTCTATAAGAACGTCATCGTTGGAACGCTGGGGAGCGTCGCCGTTCGCGCGCCGATCGACGGACACGTGCGGGGCATCGTCCGCGATTCGCTCACCGTCGAGGCGGGCGGCAAGCTGCTCGAGATCGATCCGCGCGGGCGGAATGCGGTTTGGACGGGCATGGACGGCCGCGGCCGCACCATCGCCCGCGCCACCATGAAGGCGATTCGGTTGCGCACTGCGCAGCGGGCGAGCCGTGGGAACGGATCCAAGGAGGTCGTCGATGGCTAG
- a CDS encoding DUF2478 domain-containing protein: protein MARIAALRGSSSAHQALLATFAQNVRDAGYRVAGLVQIAQPCSSGCEGLALQDLSTGDVLPISQDLGPGSTACKLDSATLADACARAERAIVGGADLMILSKFGKLEVVRHGLVDAFRAAMLAGTPVATSIAAEAIAAWQDFAGPFADFVPANAADLDEWWGTVKDLRALDEPAEALAGDGGMS, encoded by the coding sequence ATGGCCAGAATTGCTGCGTTGCGCGGGTCTTCGTCGGCCCATCAGGCACTGCTCGCCACGTTCGCACAAAATGTCCGCGATGCCGGCTATCGCGTGGCGGGTCTGGTGCAGATCGCCCAGCCGTGTTCGAGCGGGTGCGAGGGTCTCGCCTTGCAGGACCTCTCGACCGGCGACGTCCTCCCGATCTCGCAAGATCTCGGTCCGGGATCGACTGCGTGCAAGCTCGACTCGGCGACGCTGGCCGATGCCTGCGCCCGCGCGGAGCGGGCGATTGTCGGCGGTGCGGATCTCATGATCCTGAGCAAGTTCGGTAAACTCGAAGTCGTGCGCCATGGCCTCGTCGATGCGTTTCGTGCGGCGATGCTGGCGGGAACGCCCGTCGCCACGTCGATTGCGGCCGAGGCGATTGCGGCCTGGCAGGACTTTGCCGGTCCGTTCGCCGACTTCGTGCCGGCAAATGCGGCAGACCTCGATGAGTGGTGGGGAACGGTAAAAGATTTGCGTGCGCTAGATGAGCCAGCCGAAGCCCTGGCCGGCGATGGAGGCATGAGCTAA
- a CDS encoding aldose 1-epimerase yields the protein MTETHIPNLLGDPNATRIAAGDTEAVFLPSYGMIGISLKRDGLEALRRVDNLIVAAAANRTVGIPFLFPFANRLADFQYEVAGRGVTLPPHSLVLRYDENGLPMHGLMWPHLKWAVADVSGTALTARLDWSHPQGLAVFPYPCQLTLSATVESGSLTIKTALTATGDIDVPVSFGFHPYFGFEQDRANWHIRLPEMRHLTLDARQIPTGASEQYPGLDALLGMQSFDDGFALLEPQATLSIAYGGHQIAVDLLDGYTHTQVYAPHDQNYIAFEPMTAPANALISEDGLRLVSPGDTFSATFRIRVE from the coding sequence GTGACTGAGACGCACATCCCCAACCTTCTCGGCGACCCCAATGCCACCCGCATCGCAGCCGGCGACACCGAGGCCGTCTTTCTCCCCAGCTACGGAATGATCGGCATTTCGCTGAAGAGAGATGGCCTGGAAGCCTTGCGGCGCGTCGACAACCTCATCGTCGCCGCAGCCGCCAATCGCACCGTAGGCATTCCGTTCCTGTTTCCCTTCGCCAACCGCCTCGCCGACTTTCAATACGAGGTTGCAGGGCGCGGTGTGACACTGCCGCCGCATTCGCTCGTGTTGCGCTACGACGAGAACGGGCTGCCCATGCATGGTCTGATGTGGCCGCACCTCAAATGGGCCGTCGCCGATGTTTCAGGCACCGCCCTGACGGCACGGCTCGACTGGTCCCATCCCCAAGGCCTCGCCGTGTTTCCCTATCCCTGTCAGTTGACGCTGAGTGCCACCGTCGAGTCCGGCAGCTTGACGATCAAGACCGCGCTGACGGCGACAGGCGATATCGATGTGCCGGTGAGTTTCGGCTTTCACCCCTATTTCGGCTTCGAACAAGATCGCGCGAACTGGCATATCCGTCTGCCGGAAATGCGCCACCTCACGCTGGATGCCCGCCAAATTCCGACAGGCGCCTCGGAGCAATACCCGGGCCTCGATGCGTTGCTCGGCATGCAGAGCTTCGACGACGGGTTCGCGCTGCTCGAACCTCAAGCAACGCTCTCCATCGCGTACGGCGGGCATCAGATCGCCGTGGACCTGCTCGACGGTTACACGCACACGCAGGTCTACGCGCCGCACGATCAGAACTACATCGCGTTCGAGCCGATGACGGCGCCCGCCAACGCGCTCATCAGCGAAGACGGGCTGCGGCTCGTCTCCCCCGGCGACACGTTCAGCGCGACATTCCGTATCCGCGTCGAGTGA
- a CDS encoding agmatine deiminase family protein, whose protein sequence is MALGRYPPPPEWAPQKAIWTAWPAAAEEWNGDLDSPRRDVAALVRALAPDNHVRLLVDGAEAQQSAESAVGDVADIVPAKYGDIWLRDTGPLFATARGEPLALRFRTNGWGGKFSLPGDETVGDDIARLAGVATQDFDFVLEGGAIDHDGAGTILTTRQTLLNPNRNGWSQGDAEAALRSALGARKVLWIDEGLKGDHTDGHIDNIARFVGPARIVIQEPAGPDDPNAAVFEAIARNLQGATDADGRTIEVIPIPGPGRILNALGEVAPASHLNFAIANGIVVVPVFDTNTQADALERLQALFADRKVVGLPAAGLLGAGDAGGGAFHCITREEPDFTRGRLLSQ, encoded by the coding sequence TTGGCCCTCGGCCGATATCCACCTCCTCCCGAATGGGCGCCGCAGAAGGCGATCTGGACCGCGTGGCCGGCCGCGGCCGAAGAATGGAACGGCGACCTCGATTCCCCCCGACGAGACGTGGCGGCGCTGGTACGCGCACTCGCGCCGGACAACCATGTCCGCCTCCTCGTCGACGGCGCGGAAGCGCAGCAGTCGGCCGAGAGTGCGGTCGGAGACGTCGCGGACATTGTCCCCGCAAAGTACGGAGACATCTGGCTGCGCGACACCGGCCCCCTTTTTGCCACGGCGCGCGGCGAGCCTCTCGCTCTGCGTTTCCGCACCAATGGCTGGGGCGGCAAATTCTCGCTCCCGGGCGACGAGACCGTCGGCGACGACATCGCAAGGCTGGCCGGCGTCGCCACGCAGGACTTCGATTTCGTGCTCGAAGGCGGCGCCATCGACCATGACGGGGCGGGCACGATCCTCACCACCAGGCAAACGCTCCTGAACCCAAACCGGAACGGCTGGTCGCAAGGCGATGCCGAAGCGGCACTGCGTAGCGCACTCGGTGCGCGCAAAGTCCTCTGGATCGACGAAGGGCTCAAAGGCGACCACACCGACGGTCACATCGACAACATTGCCCGATTTGTCGGCCCGGCCCGCATCGTCATCCAAGAACCGGCAGGCCCGGACGACCCGAACGCCGCGGTGTTCGAGGCGATCGCGCGCAACCTTCAGGGCGCGACCGATGCCGACGGGCGCACCATCGAGGTCATACCAATTCCGGGCCCAGGCCGCATTCTCAACGCGCTCGGCGAGGTGGCGCCCGCATCCCACCTTAACTTTGCCATCGCGAACGGCATTGTGGTCGTGCCGGTCTTCGACACAAATACGCAAGCGGACGCTCTCGAGCGCTTGCAAGCCTTGTTTGCGGACCGCAAGGTTGTCGGGCTTCCCGCCGCGGGGCTCCTCGGAGCAGGAGACGCCGGCGGCGGCGCCTTCCATTGCATCACCCGCGAGGAACCGGACTTCACCCGCGGGCGTCTCTTATCTCAGTAA
- a CDS encoding ArsC/Spx/MgsR family protein, with translation MAKVIFYEKPGCGGNARQKALLKASGHELEVRDLLSEAWTPETLRPFFGTRPVSSWFNPSAPRIKSGEINPDMIGASKALAMMIEDPLLIRRPLIQVGTRRETGFEQDQVDIWIGLSKTREPVDETCLKAKAGV, from the coding sequence ATGGCGAAAGTAATCTTCTATGAAAAGCCCGGATGCGGCGGAAATGCACGGCAGAAGGCCCTGCTGAAAGCGTCGGGCCACGAATTGGAGGTGCGCGACCTCCTGAGCGAGGCCTGGACGCCCGAAACGTTGCGGCCCTTCTTCGGCACGCGCCCGGTGAGCTCTTGGTTCAACCCGTCCGCGCCGCGAATCAAATCCGGGGAAATCAACCCGGACATGATTGGGGCGAGCAAGGCGCTCGCGATGATGATCGAGGATCCGCTGTTGATTCGCCGGCCACTGATTCAAGTCGGCACGCGCCGCGAAACCGGTTTCGAGCAGGATCAGGTGGATATCTGGATCGGTCTATCGAAGACGCGCGAGCCGGTGGATGAAACCTGCCTGAAAGCGAAAGCAGGTGTCTAG
- a CDS encoding PhzF family phenazine biosynthesis protein — protein MTLYRFNTVDVFAEHQFGGNPLAVVHGADALTTEQMQAVAAEFNLSETTFVLRPQDPAHTARIRIFTPRAELPFAGHPNVGTAYVLASEAERRGKAYADDKLTFEELGGLVTINVLRNGAGIVGAHVAAPQPLKIGSGVAPGVVAALCGLPTHAIEQSRHLPLIASAGNPFVFTQLRDRAALRAAKPNEAAFEAQLPREMADGLFLYVREPSNDPPIQARMFAPLHGIPEDPATGSANVALIGLLAHLNSKPDLVLKARIGQGVDMGRPSLVEAMAAKRGGVVTATKVGGRCISVMSGTLTVR, from the coding sequence ATGACGCTTTATCGCTTCAACACCGTCGATGTCTTCGCCGAGCACCAGTTCGGCGGCAACCCGCTGGCCGTCGTCCATGGCGCCGATGCGCTCACGACGGAGCAAATGCAGGCGGTGGCAGCCGAGTTCAATCTGTCCGAGACCACGTTCGTGCTGCGCCCGCAGGATCCGGCCCACACGGCGCGTATCCGCATCTTCACGCCGCGCGCGGAACTGCCCTTCGCGGGCCATCCGAATGTAGGCACGGCCTATGTCCTGGCCTCCGAGGCGGAACGCCGGGGAAAGGCTTACGCCGACGACAAGCTCACGTTCGAGGAACTCGGCGGCCTAGTTACGATCAATGTGCTGCGCAACGGCGCCGGTATCGTCGGGGCCCATGTGGCGGCCCCGCAGCCGCTCAAGATTGGCTCGGGCGTGGCGCCGGGCGTTGTCGCGGCACTGTGCGGACTGCCCACCCATGCCATCGAGCAGAGCCGGCACCTACCCCTGATCGCGAGCGCGGGCAACCCGTTCGTGTTCACACAGCTCCGGGACCGCGCCGCCTTGCGGGCAGCCAAGCCCAACGAGGCCGCGTTCGAGGCACAGCTCCCGCGCGAGATGGCGGACGGCCTGTTTCTGTATGTTCGCGAACCCTCGAACGATCCGCCTATCCAGGCCCGCATGTTTGCGCCGCTCCACGGCATTCCCGAGGACCCGGCGACGGGCTCGGCGAATGTGGCCTTAATCGGTCTTTTGGCGCATCTTAACAGCAAGCCGGATCTCGTCCTCAAAGCACGGATCGGCCAAGGCGTCGATATGGGGCGTCCGAGCTTGGTGGAAGCGATGGCCGCGAAGCGCGGCGGCGTTGTCACGGCGACAAAGGTCGGTGGACGGTGTATCTCTGTGATGAGCGGCACACTGACGGTTCGATGA
- a CDS encoding Gfo/Idh/MocA family protein: MADQIRTAVVGTGYFGRFHANHYTKNPDAKLVAVVDSNPERAKAMADEFGAEAVMDHREIYDKVDAVSVAVPTPFHFDVARDLIDAGLHVNIEKPITETVEQAQVLTKLAEERGTVLQVGHIERYSAAYRVISEKIDRPLYLESYRIAPWKARGVDVDVILDLMIHDIDMIIGLVGSPVSSVDAVGTGVMGRKVDIANARINFESGCVANVTTSRISYKTERRLRVFSHSQYLNCDLGERKIFGYSLRGDPMTEGLAAIATDTVDIPQEDSLGNEIASFLDCVRTGKKPFVDGYAGSEALRVAVMINESIDAQLKKVQAWLTPGSPVSVSAKS; this comes from the coding sequence ATGGCGGATCAGATTCGGACGGCGGTCGTGGGCACCGGGTATTTCGGACGGTTCCACGCAAATCACTACACGAAGAACCCCGATGCGAAGCTGGTTGCCGTCGTCGATTCCAATCCCGAGCGGGCCAAGGCGATGGCCGATGAGTTCGGCGCCGAAGCGGTGATGGATCACCGCGAGATCTACGACAAGGTCGATGCGGTGAGCGTGGCCGTACCCACGCCGTTCCATTTCGACGTGGCGCGCGACCTGATCGATGCAGGGCTTCACGTCAATATCGAGAAGCCGATCACCGAGACGGTCGAGCAGGCGCAGGTTCTAACCAAGCTGGCCGAGGAGCGCGGCACCGTGCTGCAGGTCGGCCATATCGAACGCTACTCCGCCGCCTACCGTGTCATCTCTGAGAAGATCGACCGCCCGCTTTATCTTGAGAGCTACCGGATTGCGCCCTGGAAGGCGCGCGGCGTGGACGTGGACGTCATTCTCGATCTGATGATCCACGACATCGACATGATCATCGGTCTGGTCGGCTCGCCCGTCTCCAGCGTCGATGCGGTCGGCACCGGCGTCATGGGCCGCAAGGTCGACATCGCCAATGCGCGGATCAATTTCGAATCCGGCTGCGTGGCGAATGTCACCACGAGCCGGATCAGCTACAAGACCGAGCGGCGCTTGCGGGTCTTCTCGCACAGCCAATATTTGAACTGCGATCTCGGCGAGCGGAAGATCTTCGGCTACAGCCTGCGCGGCGATCCCATGACCGAAGGGCTCGCAGCTATCGCCACCGACACGGTGGACATCCCCCAGGAGGACAGCCTCGGCAACGAGATCGCCTCGTTCCTGGACTGCGTACGGACCGGGAAGAAGCCGTTCGTGGACGGCTATGCGGGGTCGGAGGCTTTGCGCGTTGCCGTGATGATCAACGAGAGCATCGACGCACAGCTCAAGAAGGTGCAGGCCTGGCTCACACCGGGCTCGCCTGTCTCCGTCTCTGCTAAAAGCTAG
- the aguB gene encoding N-carbamoylputrescine amidase: MARQVTVAAVQTTLGHDMTANIARVEALIREAAAQGAEVVLPPELFQGIYFPTRQDPKWFETAYAVDEHPCVRTFAALANALNVVIPISFFEKDGPHFYNSVAIADADGTILGVYRKSHIPDGPGYQEKYYFRPGNTGFKAWRTRHGTIGVGICWDQWYPEAARAMVLQGAELLLYPTAIGSEPYDEGLNTSGRWRRVMQGHAVANAVPVIAANRVGEEDNDGVRQRYYGHSFAADHTGEIVAGMEDDAEGVILATFDLDEIAAYRANWGFFRDRRTDLYGTALT, from the coding sequence ATGGCGCGCCAGGTGACAGTTGCTGCGGTTCAAACCACCTTGGGTCATGACATGACCGCCAACATCGCACGGGTCGAAGCCCTGATCCGCGAGGCGGCTGCCCAGGGCGCTGAGGTCGTTCTGCCGCCCGAACTGTTTCAGGGCATCTATTTCCCCACCCGCCAGGATCCGAAATGGTTCGAAACGGCCTATGCCGTGGACGAGCACCCGTGCGTGCGGACGTTCGCTGCACTCGCAAACGCCCTCAACGTCGTCATTCCCATCTCCTTCTTCGAGAAGGACGGGCCCCATTTCTACAACAGCGTCGCCATCGCCGATGCGGACGGGACAATCCTCGGCGTCTACCGCAAGAGCCATATTCCCGACGGCCCGGGCTATCAGGAGAAGTACTACTTCCGCCCCGGCAACACGGGGTTCAAGGCTTGGCGCACGCGGCACGGCACGATCGGCGTCGGCATTTGCTGGGATCAATGGTACCCGGAGGCGGCGCGGGCGATGGTGCTTCAGGGCGCGGAACTCCTGCTCTACCCCACCGCCATCGGCTCGGAGCCCTATGACGAGGGCTTGAACACGAGCGGACGCTGGCGCCGGGTCATGCAGGGTCACGCCGTTGCCAACGCCGTCCCCGTCATCGCCGCGAACCGCGTGGGCGAGGAAGACAATGACGGGGTGCGCCAACGCTATTACGGGCACTCCTTCGCCGCCGATCACACAGGCGAGATCGTCGCCGGCATGGAAGACGACGCCGAAGGCGTGATCTTGGCAACGTTCGATCTCGACGAGATCGCCGCCTATCGCGCGAACTGGGGGTTCTTCCGGGACCGCCGCACGGATCTCTATGGGACTGCGCTGACATGA